CTAACCTTACCACAAACTTGTCTTACATTTATTTCACATCGTTTAATTCAATTATTATTTCAGCATACTACGTATTGTTAGCATACTAACTATAAGtcaacccgtgcattttttttcacgggattaaaactagtacGACATAAATTTTAGGTTTTTATTGACAAAATCATCATTTATGCCTTCCGGGTTTATAATTTCACCATGTTCTTTCATTACCCATCTACAATAGGTGAGTAGCATTATAACTTAAACCGTCTACAGCGTTATTTAATTTACATTGAATTATAGTTCGCAAATAAAAATATAGAAATTTTTGTTTTGAAACTTTCTTTTAGATTGAATTAGTTACGTAGGTAATTGTTTTTAATGAAAGAACGATAAGGGGTAGACAAATTATCAGGACGGAtggaataaaataaaataaaaaagaggaaaaacaaaatcaaagataataacaacaataataacaataatcgtagGAAAACACTAACAAACGTAACAATATTTGTGATAAAATACCAATAATCGGTGCAAAATTTTAGTAAATTGTGGTTATATATACATAACATAGATATACTTTGACGATACATTATGACGAAATACGTATTGATTATTAAAAATGATTTTCATTTTAGATAACCTATTATAATACGTTTAATACGTCCTTTACTTATTCCATATGTTCAAATCAAAATCTTTGACTTCATTGAAATAGAAGAATATAAAAATGCactaaatatcatttacaaaatCCATGTAGTCTTTAAAATAGTCCAGcaccaacaacaatatcaattATTAGATCAGGATCAGTACACGTACCAAAGTTAACATATCTTGACGGCAGTACAGAAACAAGGTTTCTTGCTATGTAACACAATCTTTTCTCCATAGTGATTTTAGGTGGCAGATGATCAGACAAATCATTGATCATCTTCAAAACCTCAAACTTAGGTACTCCATATATTATGCCACAAGGTGTTTCAAGCTCATATTTATCAACAGGAttcttatattgtttattgtaGTCCACCTTCATCATAGCCGCAGTCACATGTACCGCAACAAGTTGCCCCAACGAATCCACGACCGCAGCTCCGTATGATGCATTACATGACACTTTGACAACTCTACAAAACTACGGGTTTTGAGCCAAAAACGACCCTCGGAACAAGGAATTATGACATGCTAACAGAGTTATTTGAAATATGAGTATTTCCAAACACATGTGAAGACATGTATAAAGGCATTTATTTATATAGCTCCGGTTCTGTTAGTTTCACCGTACTATAATTTTTTTCCACCACCTCAGTTTTTAGCAACCCTAATTCTTCTTGTCTTGCATGTATTTCAGAACTCATTAAAAAGACTAAAAACACGACTGCCCAACTTTCACGCTGAATGTCACCTATTTTTCCTTGTCAAAATAATCTTGTAATTGTGCCCAAAAGTCAAAATTAACATTCGGGAACCATCACCATATTCCGTAGATACAAGCACACACGATTGCTCTAAACTGTTGAAGTCGAACTTATCAACCATGGTAATCTAAAAATGAATATAACCAAAGTGTATAAACAATCAATAACAAAACCATTTCAAATACAAGATCTACACATGCTAATTCATAAAACAAAATTCAAATTCTAAAGCACTAGCAGCAACAACACAACGAACAATCAAAACTCTAACTAATTGATTACtaacacaacaaacaatcataataAAACTCTCCCTAAATTTCCAGTCTCTACAATCAAAATCGTCAATCTTTTCCTCGACAAAAATTTACATAATCAATTACCAAATCAACACAAAATTTCGACATCAAACACATTTACCTCCCCAATATagcataattattgttcaaaacTCATCAATTCCTTCGGCAAAATCGATTTCCCCTCATTTCGTCGAAAACCCTAACGAATAGTAGCATACCAACTTCTTAGAATGCGCGCGaacacaaccacaacaacaatgcaaacatttGCTAAAAAAAACAAtgacaaagtaaataaaaataaatgaaaagtgCAGAAAAACTACTGTACTAGTTTTACCAAAGTGGCTTGAGTGTAGTGGAGCGTGGGAGTGCTTCAAAGTGTTGCAAAATGGCAAcgaattgagaggtcccgggttcgactccctACACGGGAGTGTTGCGGTACCTGCTATCAAGGGCAACCTTGACGACTTATCTGATCCCCGGGTTTGCAGGGTGTTCGGGTGTTCTCTTGGGTaaccaaaaaaaagaaataagCAATGGAAGCTGTGAATGAACTACTATGGCAGAGTTTAGCTTTAGTTAGGTCAGCTTAAGAAAATGGCTCGTGTTTTTGAAGCAGGACCAATTTGGTTTTGGCTTGTCTGAAATTAAGACTGGATAAAATTTTACTAGTATTCTATCATTTTACGATAAAATATGAATATTTCATAATAAAAAGTAATCCAACAGGTTATCGATTTATGTTAGAAAATGATACTtttagttataattttttttatcaattactatcaaatattttttttatcataaaatggtgATATTTTTCTAGTCTTGGTTAAAACTATTTTAAGGGAGACTAGTTAGTTTATTTGATCTTAAGCTCATTAAACAAATCACATCTCTTATATATAAAAGTTGAGTTTTTTATAAACATATGATTGGCTGCTTAATTTAGGGGATATGTGGCCCCACCAACTTTATTtttacggaaatttcccatggtaccctcgaactttgggagattacacatggtacccttcCTTTTAactttctacatatggtacccaTGTGTTTAcgtttttctttcccagaatgcCCCTAGTCAAACATACGTTATCACTCCGTTACAACTCTGACTAATGACcccttttttttggttatttaataCACTAATAATACATAACTCCTTATTTTATACAATAAACTAATTTTAATAACTAAATCCCCAAACCACCcttatcatcatcttcttcaaaatCACCCCAAACATCCTCCTCTTTCACCCACCACCATACCAATCACCATCATAATCTTCATAGCTCCCACCACTTGTCATGCCTTCGACGACCACCACGCCGACGCCACCACACAGCCACCACCTTGCTGATGTCGGCAAACCAGTCCACAACGACTACTGCCGCCTCTCTCCTCTTCCCCTCCTTTCTCATTCTGCACTCCCTCCACATGACAACACCGTGACTACCATGCCGTCACCACCAAAATCGACATCCACCGCACCACCGCACAACCTTCACCAACGCACACCCGTATTTCTTCTTCCTTTTATCCTTTCTTCTTCCACCTGCAGCACAACCCTCTGAATTTCACCACCACTCACGCACCCCATCACCGACTGCGGCCGACATTCCTTTATTAAAAAAATAGATCTGACCATTGTTGGTGGTTGACGGTGGGGCTGGTGGAGAAAGGGCGGTTGGTGATGTCGTTGCCTTtctattttttttggtgaaattttGTTAAGATATGATTTTTTTTAGTGGTTGTTGGTGTTGTCATTGTTGGCGGTTGTTGGTGGTTGTTATTGGTGTAGTCAGTGGTGATCGAAGATGATAATGGTGGTTGATATGGTGATGGGTGAAAGTGGAGGCTTTTTGGGTGATTTTGAATAAGATGATGATAATGGGTGGTTTGGGGATTTAGATATTAGAGTTAGTATATTGTATAAAATAAGGATTTATGTATAATTAGTatattaaataacaaaaaaaaaggtCATTAGTAAAAAAACTAACGGAGTGATGACGGAAGTTTGACTAGGGGCATTCtgggaatgaaaaacgtaaatacaggggtaccatatgtagaaagttaaaaggaggggtaccatgtgtaatctgccaaagttcgaggATACCATGGGAAAAAACCGTTATTTTTATTGTGATTTCAAGTGAGAAAGAAAAAATATAACTGTAAATGTTACTCCATAATTAGAGTTTAATTAAACTAAACAAActtcatctttaatcatattttataaaTTCTAATGttcacaatatatatataaaatttatGTATTTGTAAAAAATATTTATATAGTTTGATTTTTTCCTGTAAAAAAATTGAACTTAATTTCAAATTATTAACTCTAATTTTCCCagttaaaaatataatttaaaacaAAAGCATGGATATTTACTAATTTCGTAAACATTGATGATAATTTTATTTATAACGTAAATCAAACATTCATACATTCATACTATATTATGAATTTAGTCAAATTGTTGATAATTCGATCCCGTGCAATTATTTAcggggtttaaaactagttgtaAGAAAAGAGTTGTTTTAACTCCCTTAAGCATAATACAATCTCGAGTAAAGAGAATAAAGTATTTATTTCTTACTTAAGACAGTAGTATCAATAAGTTTCTAAAAATGATATATCTGTTTTTAAGATTAAGACGGACTAAATATATGCAACTTGCATAGATAACGACAAACATTTTGCTAATATCTAGGCATTTTATTTTTCTCTTATCTATGTCACAAATTCTCaatatagacggacactatccgtcgtCGCTCTCACAAATGAAAGTGGGTGGAAAATGGATACTCCCACTTGCCCTTccactttaattttgtgagagggctactatccgtctataatgagaccgACTGTATCTATATAAATGGTAGCTATTTGACCAATTTTAAACTTAAACGGATAGTGTCCatcttaaatgaaaatttgtgctCGTTATAAGGTCATATTACTAGATACTTTTGTTCTTTTGAAATTTCTTACTTAGGTTATTTAATATAATGAAATAATAGTCTTCTCAcattattgattttttttttggacaactGTAAACAAAGATACACCTAACTAGTCATAACCTCACATTATTGGTTGATGGAACAAACATAATTAATTTGAGATGAAGGATTAGTTATCAGAAAATgtgcacaaataggattatacatctggTTGTACCATAAacattgtacaaccaaggtataagaatttgagcttatatgtattttttctgagctaattcaaagttcatgtttttaatgtgtaaatgaatgaacccaatactttctaataaagctcctattatttaacataaaactcggatactttatcacaaagctcatattctacaccgtacaacatatacaactggttgtataatccatgaattCGAAAATGTGTCCCAAAAATTCCCTTATATAACACATTCCGATCATTTTATTAACTTTGATGCTACAAAATCTCCTTCCTATAAAAGCAAAGACATTTATACAAATTCTATTGGGTCCTGATTTTCAAGAATTTAAGTTAACTTTTTTTTAAGAAACCCTATATTCATTTACATAATTAATTACTCACATTACTCTTCAACTCCTACTCTTATTTAATTACATTACAATACAAAAGATTTACACAAAACCATATATTACACAATTGTGTTGCATAAATAATATTCTCTCCTAGTCTttattttcttccctttgtttgtgAGCACGAGTATTAAGGCGagaaataaaatatgagtaaaagagttgggtgaggTTTGTTGATAAGAGATGGATGTAaaattaggagttaaataaagaattgtgagcCACAAACATTAAGGGAatgaataaaataggagtaaaagaattgggtggggtttggtgataggagagagagatgaataaaataaaagtaaaagtttccaaaataagaaaaggggaagaaaacctgaataatccgttttagaaaataggaaagaaaatagtgaatagaaGTGAGTACCacaatttttctaacctatgcccactaggcataggataagaaatatCCAGAAATTACAATATATGAACATCTAGAAATTACAAATAATCAATACAAAACTTCAAATTACAAATTTTCAAAAAGTACAAATAATcaagggtttttttgtcaaatacaacctttaaaaaaaagtttttccaaacaccacctttaaaaaaaagtttgtaaaacacaacctttaataaattttttgttgtcaaacacgactttttggctgAAGGACTTAAAATTTTGCAATGAGGTAACTTTCAATCGATGTTTGGGATAGCAAACGGTGTTGGTTTGAGGTGTTCCTAGATTCGTTGGAGaggtggaaatacaagctttccatGGGTTATCAACACGATGGTCAAAGGTGGCCTTATGTGAGATCTATTgctgtgtaaagtaaggctggtcagGGATTTTTAGTGGGGTTTTTAATgaggttatgatgctttgtttggtctgaaatttggtatgtaggtagcggggagtgcaaggtaggtcttagttgtgttgtttgtagTGGTTGTTGGTTGCAAGTGGTGGTTCGAGGGGAGTTAAGTTGGAGGTAAAAAAACATTCAAaagaatgtcaaagtaggattttttttttgtaggtcgattcactcacctcaaaccaccacttacaacaaacaagcacCAAAAACAACACAACTGCGACCTACCTGACACTCCCTTCTATCTATATACCAAATTTTAGACCAAATAAAACACCCTAACCCCAGCCCCTGTGTGCCCGTCTTCGTGGTGTATTTGTCTCTCTCAAACCGTCTCCACTGGCCCTCCTTCgtcccccctccccccccccccccccccctttattCACTTGAATCACTTCCCCTCCCTGAATATCCACCATCATCTCACTCTCCTGCACCATAGCATTTCGAGCACTCTCCCTCCCCTCTACAAACCCCTCCCCTTGGTCCCCAACTACACACCCGCTCTCCTTCCGTGCTGTCCTATTCTCCTCCACCCCTGCTTCACCTCCGTGCCCATTATTCAGACCCCCCTTCTGTACCCCTACTTCAGTCCTACCTCGCATAGAACCAAACGTCTGCACCCGTGCCCTGGCTATATGagacaaatattttatttaatttttcaaTCATGCGCCCTATATCCTCCTGTTCCCTTCTCTTTTGCTCCTCCTCAAACCTCGGTGTGAGAGCCCTAGCCACCGCAGACGGACTCTCAGCCACTGTCTTGGTGACTTTCCAAGGCGATGCCCGCATCCATTCACCATAACGAAGTTCGCTCTCTTCATACGGACCATCGTCACATTCCTTCTCCCCATGTCCTAGCACACCACATCCATAGCAAAACGTTGGCATCCGCTCATATTTCACCTTAAAATCATTGGACACCCCATCAGGCGTGTGAATTGTAATATACGGTTTCATCGGCTTCCTCACGTCCAAAACTACCCTAATGCGAACAGCTCTCCCGATCTCCGGATGTGGCGAGTTATCGAAGCTAACATAGGACACCAACTGCATCCCAAGATGTTGTATATTTCCTTCATTCGATCTCCCCCTAACAGGTAAGTCGTAGACCCATACCCAAACTGGAAGATGAAATAGAGGGGTGTCTGTCATCTTCCCCTGATCACTCGGGTCGTTAAGGCACCAGACATATTTATCGAAGTGCCAAGGCTGGTCCTCAATCACCTTACCCTTAACCTTCTTATTTGAAAACCGGAAAACAAAGATTTTCTCTTTCGCATCAATCACATTACCTATTATCGCTCCCTTCGGATTCCACAGTTTTATCATAGTATCGATGGCGGCGCGTACGTTAATAGCCTTCGACGCCCAAAGTTTCCCTACCACCATCAACTCTGACCGTTGTTGCTCCGTATCATCATCCCCAACGTCCTACACAAAATCATTCGGTCGGACTTCCTCCGTTGCCCTCATAGTCTGCTTCCCATGCCGACGCCCCGTATCACCCAAGGCCGACATTAGGGTTTCGCAGATCGATACCACAAGACCAGATAAAGAaagaaagatataaagaaagaaAATAGAAGAAGAGAAAAGGGCAAGAACTTAATTGTAATAAGTTAGCCGAATTAATAGAAGTATTAGTAGGTTGAAAtagaagtatttttttttttgacaacgataAATAGAAGTATATACCGACAAGTAAAACACTACTTGTCATTATTCTACCTCAATTCCTTcgttttaccaaaaaaaaatcgATATGGTATGTATAATCCTCATTTCTATCATGAAAATGCATGCTCAATTAGGCACAATTTTTGTCAAAAATAAGCAAAATTTTATAAACAAAATACTCTTATCTCCTACTTATGTGCAAAGTCAGTATTTCAAAGCTTTATTCAATCCGAGTCAAGTATGTAATTGCATTATTGAAAACTCAAGGACAAGTATCAGCTAATGGCTACGCGTGCTATTAAAATGTAGATCTTGTAACCCGAttgtcaaaataaaaataaaaattaagaaGGCGTCACACACATCACTCACACATATCTTCAGTCCCGAAAAAAGATCGAGCAACCAAAAAAATCAATTTGTATCAACTAAATGCTCAACATGAATATGATGCGAGTATTTTTTAACCAGAAAACCTAAACTAGACAGATCACAAGTGCATATATTAGAGTCTCACAGAAACAATTTTTCCCGTAATACAAATTCTCGGCCCGTCATGGGTCTTATACTCATGTACATCACCAAACTCATAAATATATAGTGATTAGAAGGTCAATAGTCAATACTGATGTAAAGCGCCTCCTGGCTTATACGGGTCTATCATCGGTAGCAACTTCTCTGACATCTGAGATAGTTGACTCTGTAGCCTGAATATCGTTCCATTGATTATCATCGGTTGGGTGGACACTGCCTTGACTTTCTTCTGATATGCGGAGATCGCCATCCTCCGTGATTGGAACTGATTTTGAAACGCTTAAACATGGTTTGTCTACATTCTCGTCTGATGAGTCGACATGTTTGGTTAGCGAACGGGTATCACTCATATCAGAAGGAGATTCTGTCTTCTCACACACTTCCTTTGTTTCCATCTGCTGCTGGCTGTTACGTTTGAAATAAAAGACAAGAGTGTTGACATAACGCAAAAGGAAATCCCAAACACGATAACAAAAGTAGAATACTTTGGTGTCCTGAGATATGTGACGATTCCACTTTAGACTTCACTAGTTCTGCTACGCTGACTTAAGTTTTGAACAAATTCAGTAAGAATCCTAGAATTTAGAATTAGCTGAATGAACGGACATATTATCAACGTATATCTTAAGGTCATTACCTCTGAAGCTTCGCTTGCAATGCATCAACGTATATCTTAAAGTCTTCATTTTCTCGAAAAGTTGCCGACTCTCTTTGTGCAGCTTCCTTGATTTTGGTCTCAGCATCTATCTCTGCATTTCTGGCCTTCTCCTCGGCTCTCACGACAGCTGCTTCCAAAATGACAACACGGTCTCTAGCCTTGCCCAGTTCACTTCTCCATAGATGTGCCTCCTGAATAGCCGAGTCTCTCTGCTTAACCAACTGATCTTTTTCTTTACTTAGTTCCACAACTTTTTCTTCACACTCTCTCAACTACATATTCAAGTACTATCCCATAATCAAACCTCAGGAGAGAGTTACATTTTACACGGTAAAAGTAAATCAAGCAAAGAATTTGATTAGGACACACGAGGACGCAAATTGGAAACATACAGAAACTTCCTACTGTATGGGATGGATACAAATTGAGAATAGTCCAGTTGTACAGTCTACACAATAATTTGCATTTTACACGATAAaattgcatgttatatattcaaCGGATTTTCAATTAGGCCAATTGCTAATGGACGTGTTTCATTGATGAGGCCGCTGTACAGTCTACACAATAATTTGTGAAATTGCAAAAGACATTATCGGAAAGAGAGGATAGAAAAATATTCCATTGATTTCATCAAGCTCATAAACCCAAGAAAACAAACGGAATTTATACGAATACTCAATCAACAGTACCTTGGTTGCAGTAGAATCCAACTGTTTTTCAAAACTCTGTTTCAACTGCTCTTTTTCAGCAAAAGCAACTCTCCTTTGATCATCCATTGTATGAGCTGCAGAAGCTGCTGCCTCGGCAGCTTGAGCAGTTTCAGATAGTTTTTCTGCTAATTCCATTATTGTAGAATCCCGTGCTCGTAGCTCACGAGCTAAATTCTGCAATTCTTCATCTTTGACCCGTAGAGTTTCCTGAAGGTAcataaatgattttttttttgtcaaattttGTGAGCATAGAGCATCAAACTAAAACTCAGCTGACCAGAAAGGTAATCTTCCATGTTTACAGATATTACAGTAAGTCAGTAATCCAACAAAAAAGGTAATCTTCCAGAGATTCTTGGTTTGTCAAAGTCTCAACATCAATATTATTCAACCAACTCGGGTAAAGTTTGCCTCAATGAAAAATAAGTTTGCTATTCTACAAAACGCATGCTCAATTCTTCAACGCCTTATTTATAGTTGATGAA
The Silene latifolia isolate original U9 population chromosome 11, ASM4854445v1, whole genome shotgun sequence genome window above contains:
- the LOC141610785 gene encoding uncharacterized protein LOC141610785 isoform X1; translated protein: MASNGDSTKVGDTEASLDKIKRQLASSSGRSLLQGPLLKRSETLRKWNERWVILDPSTGKMEYKMRRNEPNVKGTIIFDATSSIALSPVNFHGLPKYDGCCIYIGTPQKKDYFLCAETPGAAKAWVSTLHASQLVLKAHKEAVNSLSGSGSAQLGTVATVVAAANSTAVEATREIEAAMKITLRNTLGASVFNKSLDGQMDDTTIMKETLRVKDEELQNLARELRARDSTIMELAEKLSETAQAAEAAASAAHTMDDQRRVAFAEKEQLKQSFEKQLDSTATKLRECEEKVVELSKEKDQLVKQRDSAIQEAHLWRSELGKARDRVVILEAAVVRAEEKARNAEIDAETKIKEAAQRESATFRENEDFKIYVDALQAKLQSQQQMETKEVCEKTESPSDMSDTRSLTKHVDSSDENVDKPCLSVSKSVPITEDGDLRISEESQGSVHPTDDNQWNDIQATESTISDVREVATDDRPV